One window of Cucurbita pepo subsp. pepo cultivar mu-cu-16 chromosome LG19, ASM280686v2, whole genome shotgun sequence genomic DNA carries:
- the LOC111782121 gene encoding adenylate kinase 1, chloroplastic-like, translated as MAALFRYSKSSTISSLSSISLFRRCFSSAVAAELSSPTTTTLPFNLNHNLPRKDPKDRNVQWVFLGCPGVGKGTYASRLCNLLGIPHIATGDLVREELASSSPLSRQLSEIVNQGKLVSDEIIINLLSKRLEAGEAKGESGFILDGFPRTIRQAEILEEVIDIDLVVNLKLREDVLLEKCLGRRICGQCGKNFNLASINVKGVNGNPGMSMPPLLPPTHCMSKLITRADDTETVVKERLQVYNEKSQPVEEYYRSRGKLLEFDLPGGIPESWPKLLKVLNLDDFEEKLSAAA; from the exons ATGGCGGCCTTGTTCCGCTATTCGAAATCCTCTACGATTTCGTCTCTTTCATCCATTTCTCTCTTCAGGAGATGCTTTTCTTCAGCTGTTGCTGCTGAACTCAGCTCTCCTACTACTACGACTTtgccttttaatttaaaccaCAATCTTCCCCGCAAAGATCCCAAGGATCGGAACGTTCAATGGGTGTTTCTTGGATGCCCTGGCGTCGGCAAGGGGACCTATGCTAGTCGTCTTTGTAACCTTCTCGGTATCCCTCACATCGCCACCGGAGATCTCGTCCGCGAAGAACTCGCTTCCTCCAGCCCGCTTTCTCGCCAG CTATCAGAGATTGTTAACCAGGGAAAATTGGTATCGGATGAGATCATAATCAACTTGTTGTCCAAGAGACTTGAAGCCGGTGAGGCGAAAGGTGAATCTGGATTTATCCTTGATGGTTTCCCTCGGACAATTAGACAAGCA GAAATTTTGGAAGAGGTGATTGATATAGACTTGGTGGTTAATCTAAAGCTCCGAGAGGATGTGTTACTTGAGAAATGCCTTGGGAGAAGAATCTGTGGTCAGTGTGGAAAAAACTTTAATCTTGCCTCCATTAATGTAAAGGGTGTAAATGGCAATCCTGGAATGAGTATGCCTCCACTGCTTCCCCCTACACATTGTATGTCTAAACTAATTACTCGGGCAGATGATACCGAAACAGTTGTAAAAGAGCGTCTTCAAGTGTATAATGAAAAG AGTCAACCTGTTGAGGAGTATTACCGTAGTAGAGGGAAATTGTTGGAATTCGACTTACCAGGTGGCATCCCAGAGTCTTGGCCCAAGCTGCTGAAAGTTCTTAATCTTGATGATTTTGAGGAGAAACTTTCTGCAGCAGCCTAA
- the LOC111780928 gene encoding pentatricopeptide repeat-containing protein At5g02830, chloroplastic: MRGLLILGSASSSSSSSSSIAGRCSRRPSHSKALKSSLSNVFPTGTHSPFSSRPSTIHSRSPLLSSVQWDIAGASSGGKTSLRHYADVASKLAERGKLDDFAMVVESVVVAGVEPSQFAAVLAVELVAKGISRCLREGNLWNVVQVLRKVEELGISAVGLCDESAVESLRRECRRISKSGDLEELVEFMEVLSGFGFSIKEMMKPSEVIKLCVDARNPKMAIRYASILPQADILFCTVINEFGKKRDLKSAFMAYTESKAHMNGPNMYIYRSIIDVCGLCGDYKKSRNIYHQDLLSQNVTPNVYVFNSLMNVNAHDLNYIFQLYKNMQNLGVPADMASYNILLKACCLAGRVDLAQDIYREVKHLETTGVLKLDVFTYSTIVKVFADAKLWKMALRVKEDMQSAGVSPNMVTWSSLISSCANSGLVELAIELFEEMVSAGCEPNTQCCNILLHACVEARQFDRAFRLFRSWKEKELWDNIERKNSTDDNLNADPTSQLCITNMPNAQSHVHQIKFAGNFAFKPTITTYNILMKACGTDYYHAKALMEEMKSVGLTPNHISWSILIDICGGSRDVKSAVQILTTMRMAGVDPDVVAYTTAIKVCVGCKNWRLAFSLFEEMKRFEIQPNLVTYSTLLRARSTYGSLHEVQQCLAIYQDMRKSGFKSDDHYLKELIAEWCEGVLQNNNQQQEEATAPCNRTDIGKPRCLILEKVAEHLQKSFTESLAIDLQELTKVEARIVVLAVLRMIKENYALGESVKDDIFIILGVSKVEPELVAQNFEVRDAITKLLQYELGLEVLPAGPTTALDEVAGSESSNMSLTKLNGIMGRNKYTTRKPAAVQRLKVTKKSLKDWLQRNRDIIEYR; this comes from the exons ATGCGTGGCCTCCTCATCCTCGGctccgcctcctcctcctcctcttcctccagCTCCATTGCCGGACGTTGCTCCCGCCGCCCTAGCCACTCCAAGGCCCTAAAATCCTCGCTTTCCAACGTATTTCCCACTGGAACGCACTCACCGTTTTCTTCTCGTCCTTCCACTATCCATTCCCGTTCTCCTCTTCTGTCCTCTGTCCAATGGGACATTGCCGGCGCCTCATCCGGCGGGAAAACTTCTCTCCGTCATTACGCTGACGTCGCATCGAAACTTGCCGAGCGCGGGAAGCTTGACGATTTTGCGATGGTGGTGGAAAGTGTGGTCGTCGCTGGTGTTGAGCCCTCGCAATTCGCTGCGGTGTTGGCTGTTGAGCTTGTGGCCAAGGGGATTTCGCGGTGTCTTAGAGAAGGGAATCTTTGGAATGTCGTGCAGGTTTTGAGGAAGGTCGAGGAGCTTGGGATTTCGGCTGTGGGACTATGCGATGAGTCGGCTGTAGAGTCGCTGAGGAGAGAATGCCGTCGAATTTCCAAGTCCGGAGACTTAGAGGAGCTCGTCGAATTCATGGAGGTTCTTTCCG GTTTTGGTTTCTCAATCAAAGAAATGATGAAGCCGTCCGAAGTAATAAAACTGTGTGTTGATGCCCGTAATCCAAAAATGGCAATTAG GTATGCTAGCATCTTACCACAAGCAGATATATTGTTCTGTACAGTTATAAATGAATTTGGCAAGAAAAGGGACTTGAAATCTGCTTTCATGGCATATACAGAATCCAAGGCTCATATGAATGGTCCTAATATGTATATCTACCGCTCAATAATTGATGTCTGTGGTCTCTGTGGTGACTACAAGAAATCGAGGAACATCTATCATCAG GATTTGCTCAGTCAGAATGTCACCCCGAATGTATACGTTTTCAACAGTCTCATGAATGTAAACGCCCATGATTTGAACTACATCTTTCAATTGTACAAAAATATGCAG AATCTTGGTGTACCAGCTGATATGGCCTCATATAATATCCTTCTCAAGGCCTGTTGCCTAGCAGGAAGAGTTGATCTGGCACAGGACATTTACAGGGAAGTAAAGCATTTGGAAACAACAGGTGTGTTGAAGTTGGATGTCTTCACCTACAGCACAATTGTAAAG gttTTTGCAGATGCGAAATTATGGAAAATGGCGCTCAGAGTCAAAGAAGACATGCAATCAGCTGGAGTATCACCAAATATGGTGACCTGGTCTTCATTGATCAGTTCATGTGCTAATTCGGGTCTTGTTGAGTTGGCAATCGAATTGTTCGAAGAGATGGTTTCAGCAGGATGTGAACCTAATACACAGTGTTGTAATATTCTTTTACATGCTTGTGTCGAAGCTCGCCAGTTTGATAGAGCTTTTCGTCTATTTCGCTCCTGGAAGGAAAAGGAACTCTGGGATaatatagagagaaaaaacagCACCGATGACAATTTGAATGCTGATCCAACATCTCAACTGTGTATTACTAATATGCCTAACGCTCAATCTCATGTACATCAAATCAAGTTTGCTGGGAATTTTGCTTTCAAACCTACAATTACAACCTATAATATTCTAATGAAAGCTTGTGGTACTGATTATTACCATGCTAAAGCTTTGATGGAGGAGATGAAAAGTGTTGGCCTTACACCCAATCACATTAGCTGGTCAATTTTGATTGACATATGTGGAGGATCTCGTGACGTGAAAAGTGCTGTGCAG ATCTTGACAACCATGCGTATGGCTGGAGTTGATCCTGATGTTGTTGCATACACGACGGCTATCAAG GTTTGCGTTGGATGTAAAAACTGGAGGCTGgcattttcattatttgaagaaatgaaaagatttgAGATACAGCCAAATTTA GTGACCTACAGTACACTTCTGAGAGCCCGCAGTACTTATGGCTCATTACACGAAGTACAGCAATGCCTTGCTATTTACCAGGACATGAGGAAATCAGG GTTCAAATCCGACGACCATTATCTCAAGGAGTTGATTGCAGAATGGTGTGAAGGAGTTCTACAGAATAACAATCAGCAGCAAGAGGAGGCGACAGCACCCTGTAATAGAACCGACATCGGGAAACCACGATGTTTAATTCTTGAAAAAGTTGCTGAGCATCTGCAGAAGAGTTTTACCGAAAGCCTAGCGATTGACCTGCAAGAGCTCACAAAG GTCGAAGCCCGTATCGTCGTTCTCGCAGTTTTGCGAATGATCAAGGAGAATTATGCATTAG GAGAATCAGTAAAAGATGATATATTCATCATTTTAGGAGTGAGTAAAGTTGAACCAGAGTTAGTTGCACAAAACTTTGAAGTGCGAGATGCAATAACCAAACTCTTGCAATACGAGTTGGGGCTTGAAGTTCTTCCGGCAGGACCTACAACTGCTCTTGATGAAGTGGCTGGTTCAGAAAGCTCTAACATGTCGCTTACAAAACTGAATGGAATTATGGGAAGGAATAAGTACACCACTAGGAAACCAGCAGCTGTACAGAGGCTTAAGGTTACAAAGAAATCACTGAAAGACTGGCTGCAAAGAAATAGGGATATAATAGAATATCGGTGA
- the LOC111782004 gene encoding mediator of RNA polymerase II transcription subunit 4 translates to MLQHQIVQSPARLGLTNPNSPSIQNPTPPKLPPSQQSHHQNQSNLSSPTPSSTLLPLLPPLPRAQALLLQMASLASKLFEVYPNRALWLTAFRGSLPTFLNSQTQSAPSTPLDSTPSTSKEILSLFNVLQTQLFEAVAELQEILDLQDSKQKIAYEMRAKDAALRAFANKLKDAEQVLDVLFDDYADYQGHKRVKTTDDVENESLCSSTTVASQLKLSDILSYAHKISYTTFAPPEFGAGQAPLRGALPPAPQEEQMRASQLYSFADLDVGLPKSVESTEKTIEPMIEPPAPVPTDANPLALAGIQGLLPPNITVPSGWKPGMPVELPRDLPMPPPGWKPGDPVPLPPLDSLPVARVDEPQLRHNALPGLHRPQEPIQVRHVQLDILDQDDDSSDYASEEGSSEDDD, encoded by the coding sequence ATGCTTCAGCATCAAATTGTACAGTCCCCAGCAAGATTGGGCTTGACGAACCCTAATTCTCCTTCAATTCAAAACCCTACCCCACCGAAATTGCCCCCTTCTCAACAATCCCACCACCAAAATcaatccaatctttcatcTCCGACTCCCTCCTCCACGCTTCTTCCTCtccttcctcctcttcctaGAGCTCAAGCTCTTCTCCTGCAAATGGCTTCTTTAGCTTCCAAGCTCTTCGAAGTTTACCCCAATCGAGCCCTTTGGCTCACTGCATTTCGGGGCTCTCTTCCCACTTTTCTTAATTCTCAAACCCAGTCGGCTCCCTCTACGCCGCTTGATTCTACTCCgtctacttcaaaagaaattctGTCACTGTTTAATGTTCTGCAGACTCAGTTGTTTGAAGCTGTTGCTGAGCTTCAGGAGATTCTTGATCTTCAAGACTCTAAGCAAAAGATTGCTTATGAAATGCGGGCTAAAGATGCTGCTCTTCGTGCTTTTGCTAATAAACTAAAGGATGCTGAACAGGTTCTTGatgttttgtttgatgatTATGCTGATTATCAGGGTCATAAACGTGTTAAAACGACCGATGATGTCGAAAACGAGTCATTGTGTTCGTCTACTACTGTTGCATCCCAGTTGAAATTATCTGATATATTGTCATATGCTCATAAAATAAGCTATACTACTTTTGCACCACCTGAATTTGGAGCCGGACAAGCTCCGTTGCGCGGGGCGCTTCCCCCCGCCCCGCAAGAAGAGCAAATGCGTGCTTCCCAGTTGTATAGTTTTGCTGATCTTGATGTTGGCTTGCCTAAATCAGTTGAAAGCACTGAGAAAACCATCGAGCCAATGATTGAGCCACCAGCTCCGGTGCCAACAGATGCCAATCCTTTAGCTCTGGCTGGTATTCAAGGGCTGCTTCCTCCAAATATCACTGTGCCATCTGGTTGGAAGCCTGGAATGCCTGTGGAATTACCTAGAGATTTACCAATGCCCCCTCCTGGATGGAAGCCTGGGGACCCTGTGCCATTACCCCCATTGGACTCTCTTCCTGTTGCTAGAGTTGACGAGCCACAATTGAGGCATAATGCTCTTCCAGGATTACACAGACCTCAAGAGCCAATTCAAGTTAGGCATGTTCAGTTGGATATTCTCGATCAAGACGATGATAGCAGCGATTATGCTAGTGAAGAAGGAAGctctgaagatgatgattga